A genomic window from Arthrobacter sp. FW305-BF8 includes:
- a CDS encoding DUF6993 domain-containing protein gives MRATTLQRNKALRGNATGALGNAKKVSGRLALAVVVVSLAACTAPGDQATVHQTAEAPAAGEQAATQATASASAKPSAKPSAPAAATKDASAATAALQRTMADVLGSVVAANPKPATADITSALTAAGVPARSLEVSAGRTPTGLEVDSMEAAAVQAKECVIGQIRDGKVTVTVLPALSNGKCFVGAAG, from the coding sequence ATGCGAGCGACTACACTTCAGCGGAACAAAGCACTCCGCGGCAATGCCACTGGTGCCCTGGGAAACGCCAAGAAGGTTAGCGGCCGGCTCGCATTGGCGGTTGTTGTCGTGTCCCTGGCCGCCTGCACGGCACCGGGAGATCAGGCCACCGTGCACCAGACGGCGGAAGCACCAGCCGCCGGAGAACAGGCGGCCACCCAGGCGACAGCATCAGCCTCGGCAAAACCTTCGGCAAAACCCTCGGCGCCTGCGGCAGCCACCAAGGACGCTTCCGCAGCCACGGCCGCGCTGCAGCGGACCATGGCTGACGTCCTTGGAAGTGTAGTAGCGGCCAACCCGAAGCCCGCTACGGCCGACATCACCTCAGCCCTCACGGCGGCAGGAGTTCCGGCGCGGAGCCTGGAGGTCTCGGCGGGGCGTACACCCACCGGACTCGAGGTGGATTCCATGGAAGCGGCGGCTGTCCAGGCCAAGGAATGCGTGATCGGCCAGATCCGCGATGGGAAGGTGACGGTGACCGTGCTGCCGGCCCTGTCGAACGGCAAGTGTTTCGTAGGAGCCGCCGGCTGA
- a CDS encoding LapA family protein, with protein MQQSQSGGNPVDPETPRPASAAAGQPGAAEPLDPAPAAAAASTGAAARHPGTAAIPGYDGAASPRPGRAEPERQVTRAGMIWAAVASALVVLVLLIIFILQNQELVQVKFFGLEGAVSLGMSLFIAAVGGGVLVAMAGAARIIQLRAAAHRRRVQTGRNR; from the coding sequence ATGCAGCAAAGCCAGTCGGGCGGAAACCCCGTCGATCCGGAAACGCCCCGGCCAGCGAGCGCGGCAGCAGGCCAGCCAGGCGCCGCTGAGCCGCTTGACCCTGCACCGGCCGCAGCGGCGGCGAGTACCGGCGCGGCGGCCCGCCATCCCGGCACGGCCGCGATCCCGGGTTACGACGGGGCCGCGTCACCGCGGCCCGGCCGGGCGGAGCCGGAACGGCAGGTGACGCGCGCAGGTATGATCTGGGCGGCGGTGGCCTCGGCCCTGGTGGTACTGGTGCTGCTGATCATCTTCATCCTGCAGAACCAGGAACTCGTCCAGGTGAAGTTCTTCGGCCTTGAAGGCGCGGTGTCGCTCGGGATGTCCCTCTTTATCGCGGCAGTAGGCGGAGGAGTCCTCGTGGCCATGGCAGGCGCAGCCCGGATCATCCAGCTGCGCGCTGCTGCCCACCGTCGCAGGGTACAGACTGGCCGGAATCGGTAA
- a CDS encoding single-stranded DNA-binding protein, protein MSDNITVRGFVATEIRSSTTPGGVPTASFRLGSAERRYDRTANAWVDGNINWFTVQGYRQLAGNMGCSIKKGQRVVVVGKLKMRSWEKDGRMYHDAEIDADAVGHDLKWGTANFIRNSGNPQAADGFGPGNGDRSVSGSPGEAGDGPDEDREEGDETDEGPAAAGIFLDDAGDELQLDPETGELTGAAA, encoded by the coding sequence ATGAGTGACAACATTACGGTCCGGGGCTTCGTGGCCACGGAGATCCGCAGTTCCACTACTCCCGGGGGCGTTCCCACCGCCTCATTCCGCCTCGGTTCCGCTGAACGGCGGTACGACCGCACGGCCAACGCCTGGGTGGACGGCAACATCAACTGGTTCACGGTCCAGGGATACCGGCAGCTGGCCGGGAACATGGGCTGCAGCATCAAGAAGGGCCAGCGCGTCGTCGTCGTGGGCAAGCTCAAGATGCGCAGCTGGGAGAAAGACGGCCGCATGTACCACGACGCCGAGATCGACGCGGACGCGGTGGGCCACGATCTCAAGTGGGGCACTGCCAACTTCATCCGCAATTCCGGAAACCCGCAGGCCGCTGACGGATTCGGCCCCGGGAACGGCGACCGCAGCGTTTCCGGATCCCCAGGCGAGGCCGGGGACGGCCCCGACGAGGACCGGGAGGAAGGCGACGAAACCGACGAAGGCCCGGCTGCGGCGGGCATCTTCCTCGACGACGCCGGCGACGAGTTGCAGCTCGACCCCGAAACGGGCGAGCTGACGGGAGCCGCTGCCTGA
- a CDS encoding sugar phosphate isomerase/epimerase family protein, with amino-acid sequence MTFYSEPSPFSRLSLNSATTKKWTLAEAVDGCARAGIPAIGPWRDIVAEAGLDKAAKLIKDAGLRVSSLCRGGFLTAPDADGQAAALADNRAAILEAVALDTQELFLVVGGLAPGEKDVVAARQRVADRLEDLVPFAVEHGVRLVLEPLHPMYAADRALISTLGQALDLAAPYDARAVGVAVDTFHVWWDPELKAQIDRAGRENRIASYQVCDFNLPIAADALLSRGMMGDGVIDFATIGTWVRDAGYTGDIEVEIFNQEIWDADGADVLARMKDRYAELVQPFA; translated from the coding sequence ATGACCTTCTATTCAGAACCGTCCCCCTTTTCACGGCTTTCCCTCAATAGCGCCACCACCAAGAAGTGGACGCTCGCCGAGGCTGTTGACGGCTGCGCCCGTGCAGGAATCCCCGCCATCGGGCCCTGGCGGGACATCGTCGCCGAGGCCGGGCTGGACAAGGCGGCGAAGCTGATCAAGGACGCCGGGCTCCGGGTCTCCTCGCTGTGCCGCGGCGGGTTCCTCACCGCTCCGGACGCCGACGGGCAGGCGGCAGCGCTCGCCGACAACAGGGCCGCGATCCTGGAGGCCGTTGCTCTCGATACGCAAGAACTGTTCCTCGTGGTCGGGGGCCTGGCGCCGGGGGAGAAGGACGTCGTGGCTGCCCGCCAGCGCGTGGCCGACCGGCTCGAGGATCTCGTCCCATTCGCCGTCGAACACGGCGTCCGGCTGGTGCTGGAACCCCTGCACCCGATGTACGCCGCCGACCGTGCGCTCATCTCCACGCTGGGGCAGGCGCTGGACCTGGCGGCGCCGTACGATGCGCGGGCGGTGGGGGTCGCCGTCGACACCTTCCACGTCTGGTGGGATCCGGAACTGAAAGCGCAGATCGACCGCGCCGGACGGGAGAACCGGATCGCCTCCTACCAGGTGTGTGACTTCAACCTTCCGATCGCCGCGGACGCGCTGCTTTCCCGCGGCATGATGGGCGACGGCGTGATTGACTTCGCGACGATCGGTACCTGGGTCCGGGACGCCGGATACACCGGCGACATCGAGGTGGAGATATTCAACCAGGAGATCTGGGACGCCGACGGCGCCGACGTCCTGGCGAGGATGAAGGACCGCTACGCGGAACTGGTGCAACCCTTCGCCTGA
- a CDS encoding SRPBCC family protein has product MDKRIRDAEASVVVAAQPERVWKALTDPADVREYFLGTNVTSTWREGEPVTFEGEWQGKSYQDKGTVLEVRPNELLRITHYSPLSGRPDEPDSYHTVEYGLEPVAEGTRVSITQGNNKSDDEAAESEQLWGMVLGNLKDYLED; this is encoded by the coding sequence ATGGACAAGCGCATCAGGGATGCCGAGGCGAGCGTTGTTGTCGCTGCGCAGCCGGAGCGGGTGTGGAAGGCGCTAACGGATCCGGCGGACGTCAGGGAATACTTTCTCGGCACGAACGTCACATCCACCTGGCGGGAAGGTGAGCCGGTGACGTTCGAGGGGGAGTGGCAGGGCAAGTCCTACCAGGACAAGGGGACCGTGCTGGAAGTCCGCCCCAACGAACTCCTGCGGATCACCCACTACAGCCCCTTGTCGGGCCGGCCCGACGAGCCGGACAGCTACCACACGGTGGAGTACGGCCTGGAGCCCGTGGCGGAGGGCACCCGGGTCAGCATCACCCAGGGCAACAACAAGAGTGATGACGAAGCCGCAGAGTCCGAGCAACTTTGGGGCATGGTGCTCGGCAACCTCAAGGACTACCTCGAGGACTGA
- a CDS encoding LacI family DNA-binding transcriptional regulator, with protein MAASTLTEVARLAGVSPATASRVLNGSARTPGPDIAERVRKAADSLGYIPNAQAQGLAKSSSGLIGLIVHDIADPYFSAIARGVQTAARHQNKMVLLATTAGSPADERAAVAAFAARRADSIVIAGSRSARTADDEANAELAAELDRYCRNGGQVGVVGHAVVGAEYNEGYHVVEVPNEELAAELARELAASHAGEFVVIAGPEGLLTSDDRVRGFQRGLADAGLSPARVLHTGFDRAGGYEAGMELAARIGPHRGKGEAGDDAAAPPRLCIFAVNDVMAIGATAALRSEGLRVPRDAAIAGFDDIETLRDFRPALSTVRLPLEEIGRLAVPAGSGHVAAGAVGVTGEVTLRRSTEPGGEPAS; from the coding sequence GTGGCAGCAAGCACGCTGACCGAAGTAGCCCGCCTGGCCGGAGTCTCCCCCGCCACCGCGAGCCGTGTCCTGAACGGTTCCGCCAGAACCCCCGGACCTGACATCGCTGAGCGCGTCCGGAAAGCTGCCGACTCCCTCGGCTACATCCCCAACGCCCAGGCCCAGGGCCTCGCCAAGTCGAGCTCGGGCCTCATCGGACTCATCGTTCACGACATCGCGGACCCCTACTTCTCAGCCATAGCCCGCGGCGTCCAGACCGCGGCCCGGCACCAGAACAAGATGGTGCTGCTGGCCACCACCGCGGGCAGCCCCGCCGACGAGCGCGCGGCCGTGGCGGCCTTTGCGGCGCGCCGGGCGGACTCGATAGTGATTGCGGGATCGCGATCTGCACGGACCGCGGACGATGAGGCCAACGCAGAACTGGCCGCCGAGCTTGACCGCTATTGCCGCAACGGCGGCCAAGTGGGCGTGGTGGGACACGCCGTAGTGGGCGCGGAATACAACGAGGGCTATCACGTGGTTGAGGTTCCCAACGAGGAGCTCGCTGCCGAACTCGCCCGGGAACTGGCCGCTTCGCATGCCGGGGAGTTCGTGGTCATCGCCGGTCCGGAGGGCCTCCTGACCTCCGACGACCGGGTGCGGGGCTTCCAGCGCGGCCTGGCAGACGCCGGGCTTTCGCCGGCACGCGTCCTGCACACCGGATTCGACCGTGCGGGCGGTTACGAGGCGGGCATGGAGCTCGCCGCACGCATCGGGCCGCACCGGGGCAAGGGCGAGGCCGGCGATGACGCCGCCGCACCGCCACGGCTCTGTATCTTCGCCGTCAACGACGTCATGGCGATCGGGGCCACCGCCGCGCTGCGCTCCGAGGGGCTGCGCGTCCCCCGAGACGCCGCCATCGCCGGCTTTGACGACATCGAAACACTGCGGGACTTCCGGCCCGCCCTCTCCACCGTCCGTCTGCCACTGGAGGAGATCGGGAGGCTGGCAGTACCCG
- a CDS encoding Gfo/Idh/MocA family protein, protein MGFETKTIRIAMNGITGRMGYRQHLLRSILPIRDAGGFTLEDGTKVQIEPILVGRNEAKIRELAELHKISEWTTDLDGVINDPTVDVVFDASMTSLRAATLKKAMLAGKHIFTEKPTAETLEEAIELARIGKEAGVTAGVVHDKLYLPGLVKLRRLVDEGFFGRILSIRGEFGYWVFEGDVQAAQRPSWNYRKEDGGGMTTDMFCHWNYVLEGIIGKVQSVNAKTATHIPARWDEAGKEYKATADDASYGIFELQTPGGDDVIGQINSSWAVRVYRDELVEFQVDGTHGSAVAGLNKCVAQQRAHTPKPVWNPDLPVTESFRSQWQEVPANAELDNGFKLQWEEFLRDAVAGREHRFGLLSAARGVQLAELGLQSSDERRTIDIPEITL, encoded by the coding sequence ATGGGCTTCGAAACAAAGACGATCCGTATCGCCATGAACGGGATTACCGGCCGGATGGGCTACCGCCAGCACCTGCTGCGCTCCATCCTCCCCATCCGGGACGCAGGGGGCTTCACCCTGGAGGACGGCACCAAGGTCCAGATCGAGCCAATCCTCGTCGGCCGCAACGAAGCCAAAATCCGTGAACTGGCCGAGCTCCACAAAATCTCGGAATGGACCACCGACCTTGACGGCGTGATCAACGACCCCACTGTGGACGTCGTCTTCGACGCCTCGATGACCAGCCTGCGGGCCGCAACCCTGAAGAAGGCCATGCTGGCCGGCAAGCACATCTTCACTGAGAAGCCGACGGCGGAAACCCTCGAGGAGGCCATCGAGCTGGCCCGCATCGGCAAGGAAGCCGGGGTCACCGCCGGCGTCGTGCATGACAAGCTCTACCTGCCCGGACTGGTCAAGCTCCGCCGCCTCGTGGACGAAGGGTTCTTCGGCCGGATCCTGTCCATCCGCGGAGAATTCGGCTACTGGGTCTTCGAAGGCGACGTGCAGGCGGCCCAGCGCCCGTCCTGGAACTACCGCAAGGAGGACGGCGGCGGCATGACCACGGACATGTTCTGCCACTGGAACTACGTCCTGGAAGGCATCATCGGCAAGGTCCAGAGCGTCAACGCCAAGACGGCCACCCACATCCCCGCGCGGTGGGACGAGGCCGGCAAGGAGTACAAGGCAACGGCAGACGACGCCTCCTACGGCATCTTCGAGCTGCAAACCCCGGGCGGGGACGACGTTATCGGCCAGATCAACTCCTCGTGGGCCGTCCGGGTCTACCGTGACGAGCTGGTCGAATTCCAGGTGGACGGCACGCACGGATCTGCCGTCGCCGGCCTGAACAAGTGTGTGGCGCAGCAGCGGGCCCACACACCCAAGCCGGTCTGGAACCCGGACCTTCCAGTCACAGAATCCTTCCGCAGCCAGTGGCAGGAAGTCCCCGCCAACGCCGAGTTGGACAACGGCTTCAAGCTGCAGTGGGAAGAGTTCCTGCGCGACGCCGTCGCCGGCCGCGAGCACCGCTTCGGGCTGCTCTCCGCCGCCCGCGGCGTGCAGCTCGCCGAACTCGGCCTGCAGTCCAGCGACGAACGCCGCACCATCGACATCCCGGAGATCACGCTCTGA
- a CDS encoding dihydrodipicolinate synthase family protein: protein MTSLILPTSDGGTRQYRLRAATTWAKPTARLTSRRAYAAAHVIPEVTADNTPGAPARLDWDATLAYRHELWSYGLGVADAMDTAQRGMGLDWPATQQLIKRTGAEAASVVSTGGMATAGMTVRDLVSCGAGTDQLDLATLPSGAAGLQAVLTAYREQVAAVSEAGPKVILMASRALAQVASGPEDYLKVYSTLLQEADQPVILHWLGTMFDPALAGYWGSDSVDQATGTFLSLIRENADRVDGVKVSLLDASHEIALRAALPEGVRLYTGDDFNYPELIDGDGTLHSDALLGIFAAIYPAASAALQSYDAGDAAKARAILDSTRELGKHIFSAPTFYYKTGIAFLSWLNGKQPGFQMVGGLHSGRSVVHLAKTFELADEAGLLKDPALAAFRMSEYLRINGVGV, encoded by the coding sequence ATGACTTCACTGATCCTTCCCACCTCCGACGGCGGAACCCGGCAGTACCGGCTCCGCGCTGCCACCACCTGGGCCAAACCGACGGCACGCCTGACATCGCGCCGGGCCTACGCTGCCGCCCACGTCATCCCCGAGGTGACCGCAGACAACACTCCCGGTGCCCCGGCCCGTCTCGACTGGGACGCCACCCTGGCCTACCGGCACGAGCTCTGGTCCTACGGGCTCGGGGTTGCCGACGCGATGGACACCGCCCAGCGCGGCATGGGCCTGGACTGGCCCGCCACGCAGCAGCTGATCAAGCGCACCGGCGCGGAGGCGGCGTCCGTGGTCTCCACCGGGGGCATGGCCACGGCAGGCATGACCGTCCGCGACCTCGTGTCCTGCGGCGCCGGCACCGACCAGCTGGACCTTGCCACACTGCCTTCCGGCGCGGCCGGGCTGCAGGCGGTCCTGACCGCCTACCGTGAGCAGGTCGCCGCCGTCAGCGAGGCCGGACCCAAGGTGATCCTCATGGCCTCAAGGGCGCTGGCCCAGGTGGCGTCCGGTCCCGAGGACTACCTGAAGGTGTACTCCACACTGCTCCAGGAGGCCGACCAGCCCGTCATCCTGCACTGGCTCGGCACCATGTTCGATCCCGCGCTGGCCGGCTACTGGGGCTCAGACAGCGTTGACCAGGCCACCGGGACGTTCCTCTCCCTCATCCGCGAGAACGCGGACAGGGTGGACGGCGTCAAGGTCTCCCTCCTGGATGCCTCGCACGAAATCGCGTTGCGGGCGGCGCTCCCCGAGGGCGTCCGCCTCTACACCGGCGATGATTTCAACTACCCGGAACTGATCGACGGCGACGGCACCCTCCACTCGGATGCTCTGCTGGGAATCTTTGCGGCAATCTATCCCGCCGCGTCCGCGGCGCTGCAAAGCTACGACGCCGGAGACGCCGCCAAAGCCCGTGCCATCCTGGACTCCACCCGCGAACTGGGCAAGCACATCTTCAGTGCCCCCACGTTCTACTACAAAACCGGAATCGCCTTCCTCTCCTGGCTCAACGGCAAGCAGCCCGGATTCCAGATGGTGGGCGGGCTGCACTCGGGCCGTTCCGTGGTGCACCTCGCGAAGACCTTCGAACTGGCCGACGAAGCCGGGCTGCTGAAGGACCCCGCCCTCGCAGCGTTCCGGATGTCCGAATACCTTCGCATTAACGGAGTGGGAGTATGA